One genomic segment of Nocardioides cavernaquae includes these proteins:
- a CDS encoding oxidoreductase produces MTSQDPNPQVALVTGASTGIGRAAARELTAAGFTVIGTSRNAGRTEPLAGVEFLDLDVVSDESVATLVSEVIERFGRVDVLVNNAGAGMAGAAEESSIGQTKASFETNVFGTIRMTNAVLPHMRAQGAGRIVNISSILGLIPAPYMAVYAATKHAVEGYSESLDHEVREHGVRVILVEPGYTSTGFDTNAAWSDSPIPAYARQRDIARDLVTSAMEKADDPTVVAKVIVAAATDANPRVRYTAGSLAGRVSTLRRLVPWRAFDKQIRKLNQLPA; encoded by the coding sequence ATGACGAGTCAGGATCCGAACCCCCAGGTGGCACTCGTGACGGGCGCATCGACCGGCATCGGCCGCGCAGCTGCACGCGAGCTCACCGCCGCCGGATTCACCGTCATCGGCACCAGCCGGAACGCCGGGCGGACTGAACCTCTCGCCGGAGTCGAGTTCCTCGACCTCGACGTGGTCAGCGACGAGTCGGTCGCGACGCTGGTCAGTGAGGTCATCGAGCGCTTCGGCCGCGTCGACGTACTCGTCAACAACGCGGGTGCAGGCATGGCAGGCGCCGCCGAGGAGAGCTCGATCGGCCAGACCAAGGCATCCTTCGAGACGAACGTGTTCGGCACCATCCGGATGACCAACGCGGTCCTGCCCCACATGCGTGCGCAGGGCGCGGGGCGGATCGTGAACATCTCCTCGATCCTGGGCCTGATCCCGGCCCCGTACATGGCCGTCTACGCAGCGACCAAGCACGCCGTTGAGGGCTACTCCGAGTCGCTCGACCACGAGGTCCGCGAGCATGGCGTCCGCGTCATCCTCGTCGAGCCGGGCTACACCAGCACCGGCTTCGACACGAACGCCGCGTGGTCCGACTCCCCCATCCCTGCCTACGCACGCCAGCGCGACATCGCGCGTGACCTGGTGACCAGCGCCATGGAGAAGGCCGACGACCCGACCGTCGTCGCGAAGGTGATCGTGGCCGCTGCCACCGACGCCAACCCGCGCGTCCGCTACACCGCCGGATCGCTCGCTGGCCGGGTCAGCACTCTTCGGCGTCTCGTCCCGTGGCGCGCCTT